Proteins from a single region of Bdellovibrio bacteriovorus HD100:
- a CDS encoding alpha/beta hydrolase produces MPGQTLDLKSFKIPLGKLSPLETFRTRQGDVLSYRLYPAWSDNLIVLYHGVGSDSRYMCVLATAMAQAGLGTVVTPDLRGHGASLNAADPQSQHQFEIDLEELIIHIKMTRAVSRVMLAGHSLGGGFVLRVAVSDIRRQFARFLAISPYLPPSLNVFREDFGGWISPDGNGGFKVNMPVEFVSGQEKLTYSAAYLAAVTPSKNILADLQKLQPPVQVVVAELDELIIPQRQVQLFTDAGANIRVVKDLNHLTIVSKPDVWLPEISL; encoded by the coding sequence ATGCCTGGACAAACCCTGGATCTGAAAAGTTTCAAAATCCCGCTGGGAAAACTTTCCCCGCTTGAAACTTTTCGCACGCGCCAGGGGGATGTCCTGTCTTATCGCCTGTACCCCGCATGGTCAGACAACCTGATTGTCCTGTATCACGGGGTGGGCAGTGACAGCCGGTACATGTGTGTGCTGGCCACCGCCATGGCCCAGGCCGGACTGGGCACCGTGGTGACCCCGGATCTGCGCGGTCACGGTGCCAGCCTGAATGCGGCCGATCCGCAGTCACAGCATCAATTCGAAATCGATCTTGAAGAGCTTATCATCCACATCAAAATGACCCGCGCGGTTTCCCGCGTGATGCTGGCCGGGCACTCGTTGGGTGGCGGTTTTGTGTTGCGTGTGGCAGTGTCTGATATTCGCAGGCAATTTGCCAGATTCCTGGCGATCTCGCCGTACCTGCCTCCCAGCCTGAATGTTTTCCGTGAGGACTTTGGCGGGTGGATTTCACCTGATGGCAACGGTGGTTTTAAAGTTAACATGCCTGTTGAATTTGTCTCTGGCCAGGAAAAGCTGACTTACAGTGCGGCTTATCTGGCCGCCGTGACTCCGTCGAAAAACATCCTGGCGGACCTTCAGAAGTTGCAGCCGCCGGTGCAGGTTGTGGTGGCCGAGCTGGATGAACTTATTATTCCGCAGCGCCAGGTGCAGCTGTTCACTGACGCTGGAGCGAACATCCGCGTGGTGAAGGACTTGAATCACCTCACGATTGTCTCGAAACCGGATGTCTGGCTGCCAGAAATTTCACTTTGA
- a CDS encoding polyamine ABC transporter substrate-binding protein, with amino-acid sequence MSRILMVGLALCGLLAGCTKKSAEVSEAKEVNLSIWGNYISPELQAQFEKETGIKINISNYSSNEELLAKVQMGSSGIDVAVPSDYMVEVMSKMNLLEALNPDQISNKTLIDPQFLKQNYDPENKFSLPYIWTTAGIAVNRDLYKGPIKSWKDLLENPQLKGKFALLDDVRETLGAALKMNGFSVNSTNPEEINKAKATLLKAKKNVKMFASDTIDILNNKEVAAAQTYSSDALQAADKSPGKIEYIIPEEGGTFAIDNLVIIKGAKHPEAAHKLINFLLSEQAEINRVKTILGGPVLKNTKAALPKELQNNRALFPDEATLKKLERIQDQGEKNKLFEDSWTEIKTH; translated from the coding sequence ATGTCGAGAATATTGATGGTCGGCCTGGCTCTTTGTGGGCTGCTGGCGGGATGTACAAAGAAGTCTGCTGAAGTTTCTGAAGCCAAAGAAGTCAACCTGTCCATCTGGGGCAATTATATCTCTCCGGAACTGCAGGCTCAGTTCGAGAAAGAAACCGGCATCAAGATCAATATTTCCAACTATTCCTCGAATGAAGAATTGCTGGCCAAGGTGCAAATGGGCTCTTCGGGCATCGACGTGGCCGTGCCTTCGGACTATATGGTCGAAGTCATGTCCAAGATGAATCTGCTGGAAGCACTGAACCCAGATCAGATTTCAAACAAAACTCTGATTGATCCTCAGTTCCTGAAACAGAACTACGATCCAGAGAACAAGTTCTCTTTGCCTTACATTTGGACAACCGCAGGCATCGCCGTCAATCGCGACCTTTACAAAGGCCCGATCAAAAGCTGGAAAGACCTTCTGGAAAATCCGCAACTGAAAGGCAAATTCGCCCTTTTGGATGACGTGCGCGAAACCCTGGGTGCCGCACTGAAAATGAACGGCTTCAGCGTGAACAGCACCAACCCGGAAGAAATCAACAAGGCCAAGGCCACGTTGCTGAAAGCAAAAAAGAACGTAAAGATGTTTGCGTCCGACACCATCGACATCCTGAACAACAAAGAAGTCGCCGCGGCCCAGACCTATTCCTCTGACGCCCTTCAAGCAGCAGACAAGTCCCCTGGCAAAATCGAATACATCATCCCGGAAGAGGGCGGAACATTCGCCATCGACAACCTGGTCATCATCAAAGGCGCCAAACACCCCGAAGCCGCCCACAAGCTGATCAACTTCCTGCTAAGCGAACAGGCAGAGATCAACCGCGTAAAAACAATCTTGGGAGGCCCGGTCCTGAAAAACACCAAAGCCGCCCTGCCAAAAGAACTGCAAAACAACCGCGCCCTGTTCCCGGATGAAGCCACTCTAAAGAAGCTGGAACGAATCCAAGACCAAGGCGAAAAAAACAAACTCTTCGAAGACTCTTGGACAGAAATTAAAACTCACTGA
- a CDS encoding ABC transporter ATP-binding protein: MLELLNIGKSFSSQTALKGINLSIGEGEFFSLLGPSGCGKTTLLRIIAGLESATSGQILLDGQRVDHLPAQKRPFNMVFQRYALFPHMTVGENIAYGLRLKGLGKDQIEAKVAEVLALVDMGEFRDRKPETLSGGQSQRVAVARALVNEPRVLLLDEPLSALDYRMREHMQKELRALQQKLGLTFICVTHDQEEALALSDRIGIMSRGVLEQVSSPREIYENPETIFASQFVESTSLLRGELVEVSQDLATIRLGDGSLIKGKINVPPDQIRLGMSIEAYVRRAMVFGEREK, encoded by the coding sequence ATGTTGGAACTTCTGAATATCGGCAAGAGTTTTTCCAGTCAAACGGCCCTGAAGGGAATCAACCTTTCCATTGGGGAAGGGGAGTTCTTTTCCCTGTTGGGTCCCAGCGGCTGTGGAAAAACAACACTTCTTCGCATCATTGCCGGTCTTGAAAGTGCCACTTCCGGTCAAATTCTGCTGGATGGTCAGCGCGTGGATCATCTTCCTGCTCAAAAACGTCCCTTTAACATGGTCTTTCAGCGCTATGCTCTTTTTCCGCACATGACGGTGGGGGAAAATATCGCCTATGGTCTGCGCCTGAAGGGGTTGGGGAAAGACCAGATCGAGGCCAAGGTGGCAGAAGTCCTGGCCTTGGTGGATATGGGCGAGTTCCGGGACCGCAAGCCTGAAACTTTGTCCGGCGGTCAGTCGCAGCGTGTGGCTGTGGCCCGCGCCTTGGTGAATGAACCCCGTGTGCTTTTGCTGGATGAGCCTTTGTCGGCGCTGGATTACCGCATGCGTGAGCACATGCAAAAAGAGCTGCGCGCTTTGCAACAAAAGCTGGGTCTGACATTTATCTGTGTGACTCACGATCAGGAAGAAGCTCTGGCGCTGTCAGATCGTATCGGTATCATGAGTCGCGGGGTTTTGGAACAGGTCAGCTCTCCGCGTGAGATTTATGAGAATCCGGAAACGATCTTCGCCTCTCAGTTTGTAGAATCCACCAGTCTGCTGCGTGGTGAGTTGGTGGAGGTCAGTCAGGATCTGGCCACCATCCGTCTGGGAGATGGCAGCCTTATCAAAGGTAAAATCAATGTCCCACCGGATCAGATCCGCCTGGGGATGAGCATTGAAGCCTACGTCCGTCGCGCCATGGTCTTTGGCGAGCGTGAAAAGTGA
- a CDS encoding ABC transporter permease, whose product MKLRDLFLLPVGLWFVVFVLLPLIIVAVVSFATRGTYGGVEWSWTLANYVRAFSPTYLGIFAESFKLALITTGVCLVLGVLVSWAMATASTRLRQLYLMAVVLPFLTNLVIRIYAIRLFVGADGPLQAGLTLLGVPFDSFALTQNKWLVLYGMVTTYLPFMVLPLYGAFEKFDFSLVEAAQDLGAGIWKILFTVILPNLKKALWAGALLVFIPSLGEYVIPDLLGGAKNMLYGNLITEQFLKARDWPFGAALSVLMMLLLLVMALVFRMWEARRARG is encoded by the coding sequence GTGAAATTACGAGATCTGTTCCTTCTGCCGGTGGGATTGTGGTTTGTGGTCTTTGTCCTGCTGCCACTTATTATCGTCGCTGTGGTGAGTTTTGCCACGCGGGGAACCTATGGTGGTGTGGAGTGGTCGTGGACCCTTGCCAACTATGTACGGGCTTTTTCGCCGACCTATCTGGGAATTTTTGCTGAAAGTTTCAAGCTGGCTTTGATCACCACCGGGGTCTGTCTGGTTCTGGGCGTTCTGGTGTCCTGGGCCATGGCGACGGCATCCACGCGTTTGCGTCAGCTTTATCTGATGGCTGTGGTGCTGCCGTTTTTGACCAATCTGGTGATTCGTATCTATGCCATCCGGCTTTTTGTTGGTGCCGACGGTCCGCTGCAGGCGGGGTTGACATTATTGGGAGTTCCCTTTGATTCCTTCGCGCTGACGCAGAACAAGTGGCTGGTGCTTTACGGAATGGTCACGACTTATCTGCCATTCATGGTGCTGCCGTTGTACGGGGCTTTTGAAAAGTTTGATTTTTCCTTGGTGGAAGCGGCTCAGGATCTGGGCGCCGGGATCTGGAAGATTCTTTTCACAGTGATTTTACCCAACCTTAAGAAAGCTCTGTGGGCGGGGGCTTTGCTGGTGTTCATTCCTTCTTTGGGTGAATACGTGATACCGGATCTTCTGGGGGGCGCTAAAAACATGCTTTATGGAAATCTGATCACCGAACAGTTTTTGAAAGCCCGCGACTGGCCCTTTGGGGCGGCATTGTCGGTGCTGATGATGCTGCTTTTGCTGGTGATGGCGCTGGTGTTCAGAATGTGGGAGGCGCGCCGTGCCCGTGGTTGA
- a CDS encoding ABC transporter permease, with the protein MVERSRPQAPMFAKVVLWITLLLLHTPILVMILGALIEKKPDSWSWTLRWFSEVVNDQALMDALKNSLLVGVAASLLSTVIGTSAAVGLHRSAGGWRWAVEGLSVVSLVFPEIVFALSLLSLFFILQFELGLMTVVISHVSFSISYVMITVGARLATLDRSFEDAARDLGASEWQTYRSVVLPLLGPSIVGGGALSFLLSFDDFLITYFVNGVGQDTLPVKLYTAMKLGVSPKLNALSSLMFVMTLLALIFFFRSSAFRVFFEARGKHESKSEKENP; encoded by the coding sequence GTGGTTGAACGAAGCCGTCCTCAGGCGCCCATGTTTGCGAAAGTCGTTCTGTGGATAACACTGCTTTTGCTGCACACTCCGATTCTGGTGATGATTCTGGGCGCTTTGATTGAAAAGAAACCGGATTCCTGGAGCTGGACACTGCGCTGGTTCTCCGAAGTCGTGAATGATCAGGCCCTGATGGACGCCTTGAAAAACAGTCTGCTGGTGGGTGTAGCGGCAAGTCTGCTTTCAACCGTGATTGGCACCAGTGCAGCTGTGGGGTTGCACCGTTCGGCCGGCGGCTGGCGTTGGGCGGTCGAGGGGTTGTCCGTGGTTTCGCTGGTTTTCCCTGAGATTGTTTTTGCCTTGTCGCTGTTGTCGTTGTTTTTCATTTTACAGTTTGAGCTGGGTCTGATGACTGTGGTGATTTCCCACGTCAGCTTCAGCATCTCCTATGTGATGATCACGGTCGGGGCCCGGCTGGCGACGCTGGATCGCAGTTTTGAGGATGCCGCCCGGGATCTGGGGGCTTCAGAGTGGCAGACCTATCGTTCGGTGGTGCTGCCATTGCTGGGGCCTTCGATCGTCGGTGGTGGGGCGTTAAGTTTTCTGCTTTCCTTTGATGATTTCCTGATCACGTACTTTGTGAATGGCGTGGGGCAGGACACGCTGCCAGTCAAACTTTACACGGCGATGAAGCTGGGGGTCAGCCCCAAACTCAATGCGCTTTCCAGTCTGATGTTTGTTATGACTTTGCTGGCGCTGATTTTCTTCTTCCGTTCTTCCGCGTTCCGTGTTTTCTTTGAAGCGCGGGGGAAGCATGAATCCAAATCAGAAAAAGAAAATCCTTAG
- a CDS encoding MFS transporter, whose protein sequence is MNPNQKKKILSWAFYDWANSGYATTVMAAFFPVFLKQYWSVGTDAVVTTARLGVTISVSSLAIALMSPTLGVIADMKGYKKLFCMLFTLIGVVGCAWMGFIPQGDWVSALWAYGITLAAFNAASVFYDSLLPYVAEHKYMDFASSLGYSLGYLGGGVLLLLNVLMALYPLSFGIPDATVATKLSFMIVSVWWLAFSLPLMKNVPEPEAERSVKGLGTLTLESLRTLKGTLKALMKERNLFMFMVAYWLYIDGVYTVMTMAVDYGISIGFESKDLIAALLITQFIGFPCAYFFGTLTKRWGAKMPILVCIVVYGVTVIAATQMKTATHFYLLATVIGLVQGGVQSLSRSMFGRMIPKEASGEYFGLFNLVGRFASILGPLLVAAGAMLSGSSRWGMVGLLILFVSGGILLAMVKEPREA, encoded by the coding sequence ATGAATCCAAATCAGAAAAAGAAAATCCTTAGCTGGGCTTTTTATGACTGGGCCAACAGTGGTTATGCCACGACGGTCATGGCTGCATTTTTCCCGGTCTTTCTGAAGCAATATTGGAGCGTCGGCACTGACGCTGTCGTGACCACGGCCCGCCTGGGCGTCACTATTTCCGTTTCAAGTCTGGCTATTGCCTTGATGAGCCCCACTTTGGGCGTTATCGCGGACATGAAGGGCTACAAGAAGCTCTTTTGCATGCTCTTCACTTTGATTGGTGTTGTGGGCTGTGCGTGGATGGGGTTCATTCCGCAAGGGGACTGGGTCAGTGCTCTGTGGGCTTATGGTATCACACTGGCGGCGTTTAATGCGGCCAGTGTTTTTTATGATTCGCTTCTTCCTTACGTGGCGGAACACAAGTACATGGACTTTGCTTCGTCGCTGGGATACTCGCTGGGGTATCTGGGCGGCGGGGTGCTGTTGCTGCTGAATGTGCTGATGGCGCTTTATCCTCTTAGTTTTGGGATCCCGGATGCGACTGTGGCCACCAAACTTTCGTTCATGATTGTTTCGGTGTGGTGGCTGGCGTTTTCCCTTCCGCTGATGAAGAACGTGCCTGAACCGGAAGCGGAAAGATCCGTGAAAGGCCTTGGAACCTTGACGCTGGAAAGCCTGCGCACACTGAAAGGCACTCTGAAAGCCCTGATGAAGGAACGCAACCTGTTTATGTTCATGGTGGCTTACTGGCTTTACATCGACGGCGTCTACACCGTGATGACCATGGCGGTGGATTACGGAATTTCGATCGGTTTTGAATCCAAGGATTTGATTGCTGCCCTTTTGATCACGCAGTTTATTGGATTCCCTTGTGCTTATTTCTTCGGGACTTTGACCAAACGCTGGGGGGCGAAGATGCCCATTCTGGTTTGTATCGTGGTGTATGGGGTGACCGTGATTGCCGCCACCCAGATGAAGACGGCGACGCATTTCTATTTGCTGGCGACGGTGATAGGACTGGTGCAGGGTGGGGTGCAATCGCTCAGCCGTTCCATGTTTGGCCGTATGATCCCCAAAGAGGCCAGTGGAGAGTATTTTGGTTTGTTTAACCTTGTGGGCCGTTTTGCCTCGATCCTGGGTCCACTGCTGGTGGCTGCGGGGGCGATGCTTAGCGGAAGTTCACGGTGGGGCATGGTGGGATTGTTGATCCTATTCGTTTCTGGCGGTATTCTGCTGGCGATGGTGAAAGAGCCTCGCGAAGCCTAA
- a CDS encoding RlmE family RNA methyltransferase, which translates to MTYNPRDHYFRKAKQENFAARSVFKLEEIDQKFKMFKPGQVVLDLGASPGSWSQYASKMAGEKGRVLGVDLSPVTVKLKNAVFIQADLRDLNLEDIFKEHGFVPPFDIVMSDMAPKTTGIRMTDQARSMELCELALDVARRFLKKDGHFVCKLFHSDDFGKLRDEMKKTFAKVEAVKPDSTRKISKEIFLVGLSKK; encoded by the coding sequence ATGACTTACAATCCCCGTGATCACTACTTCAGAAAAGCAAAGCAGGAAAACTTTGCGGCTCGTTCCGTCTTCAAACTTGAAGAGATCGACCAGAAATTTAAAATGTTCAAGCCCGGCCAGGTGGTGCTTGATCTGGGGGCTTCTCCGGGATCCTGGTCGCAGTATGCTTCCAAGATGGCTGGTGAAAAGGGCCGTGTCCTGGGCGTGGATCTGAGCCCGGTCACCGTGAAGTTGAAGAACGCGGTTTTCATTCAGGCCGATCTTCGTGATTTGAATCTGGAAGACATCTTCAAAGAACATGGCTTCGTACCTCCGTTTGACATCGTGATGTCAGACATGGCACCAAAGACCACCGGCATTCGCATGACCGATCAGGCCAGATCCATGGAACTTTGTGAACTGGCTCTGGATGTCGCTCGTCGTTTCCTGAAAAAAGACGGGCATTTCGTGTGCAAGCTCTTCCACAGTGATGACTTCGGAAAGCTTCGTGATGAGATGAAAAAGACCTTCGCCAAAGTGGAGGCGGTGAAGCCGGATTCCACCCGCAAGATTTCCAAAGAAATCTTCCTCGTAGGCCTTAGTAAAAAATGA
- a CDS encoding RluA family pseudouridine synthase, with protein sequence MIQIVFENTHFIICDKPAGVLSTPSRFEEDDARLCLGTALQKEKGFQIFPVNRLDFEVSGLVVYAKTAEAHRKANAWFEHKTVKKTYRALTTGQSYAHIPANVPNEKLKLTPEVGNTFEWRCRLLRGKRRAYESPQGKECLTVAVFRGMQGDYQVWDLNPVTGRSHQLRFDLSRHGFPIVGDKLYGSTVELADNRIALRSYRIDFANANGASALGLPEFLEISSL encoded by the coding sequence ATGATTCAGATCGTATTTGAGAATACTCACTTTATCATCTGTGACAAACCCGCGGGTGTGCTTTCCACACCCAGCCGCTTTGAAGAGGATGACGCCCGTCTGTGTCTGGGCACAGCCCTGCAGAAGGAAAAAGGTTTTCAAATCTTCCCCGTGAACCGTCTGGATTTCGAGGTGTCAGGGCTGGTTGTCTATGCCAAAACCGCAGAAGCCCATCGTAAAGCCAATGCCTGGTTTGAACACAAGACCGTCAAAAAGACTTATCGCGCTTTGACCACCGGGCAGAGCTATGCGCACATCCCGGCCAACGTGCCCAATGAAAAACTGAAACTCACACCTGAAGTGGGGAACACCTTCGAGTGGCGCTGTCGGCTGTTGCGCGGAAAGCGCCGGGCGTATGAAAGCCCTCAGGGCAAGGAATGCCTGACTGTCGCGGTTTTCCGGGGCATGCAGGGCGATTATCAGGTCTGGGATCTGAATCCTGTCACTGGACGTTCGCACCAATTGCGTTTTGATTTAAGTCGTCATGGTTTTCCGATAGTGGGCGATAAACTTTATGGATCAACTGTGGAGCTTGCAGACAATCGCATCGCTCTTCGCTCATACAGAATTGACTTTGCGAACGCAAATGGAGCCTCAGCTCTAGGCTTGCCGGAGTTTCTCGAGATCTCATCACTGTAG
- a CDS encoding MarR family winged helix-turn-helix transcriptional regulator, whose translation MSNTYSEYRSEVGEVMDYIRHIFKALRVSSSQFEKDLGLSAAQIFVMKKLKEEPGLSINDLALRTTTHQSSVSVVVKKLEEQGLVSRMISKEDSRKVVVSLTPSGLEKLSEIPRTVQEHMIETLQNMPPEKTASLAELMREFVTEAGIVESVPAPMFGEDSGR comes from the coding sequence ATGAGTAATACTTATTCCGAGTACAGGTCCGAGGTGGGTGAAGTCATGGACTATATCCGCCATATCTTCAAAGCCCTTCGTGTTTCTTCCAGTCAGTTTGAGAAAGATCTAGGTTTGAGTGCCGCACAGATTTTTGTGATGAAGAAACTCAAAGAAGAGCCAGGGCTTTCGATCAATGACCTGGCTTTGCGGACCACCACCCACCAAAGCTCCGTTTCTGTGGTGGTCAAAAAGCTCGAAGAGCAAGGTCTTGTATCCCGCATGATCTCGAAAGAAGACTCCCGCAAAGTGGTTGTATCGCTCACTCCCTCCGGTCTGGAAAAACTCAGCGAAATCCCCCGCACAGTTCAAGAACACATGATCGAAACTCTTCAGAATATGCCGCCGGAAAAAACCGCATCGCTGGCTGAATTGATGCGTGAATTTGTCACCGAAGCGGGAATCGTGGAGTCAGTGCCCGCGCCCATGTTTGGCGAGGACAGCGGTCGTTAG
- a CDS encoding HD domain-containing protein: protein MSAFQEKHWYHMFSNKARVLYPSSDPAHDYLHIMRVVNTAKQLCQAEKARWEVVMPAAFFHDFINVPKNDPRRPYASKLSAEATIEYLKSVNYPEEFFEDIRHAIEAHSYSAGIKPETLEARIIQDADRLDSLGAIGIARCFAVSTQMSRPFYAEEDPWAESRELDDKSYGIDHFFSKLFKLVEHLNTPTAKKEGEHRVAFIRTYLDQIKREI, encoded by the coding sequence ATGAGCGCATTTCAGGAAAAGCACTGGTACCACATGTTCAGCAACAAGGCCCGGGTTCTTTACCCGAGCTCGGACCCGGCGCATGACTATCTTCATATCATGCGCGTGGTGAACACCGCCAAGCAGCTGTGCCAGGCGGAAAAGGCCCGCTGGGAAGTCGTCATGCCTGCGGCCTTCTTTCATGACTTTATCAATGTCCCAAAGAATGATCCCCGCCGGCCCTATGCTTCGAAATTGTCAGCTGAAGCGACGATTGAATACCTGAAGTCAGTGAACTATCCGGAAGAATTCTTCGAAGACATCCGCCACGCCATAGAGGCGCACAGCTATAGTGCGGGTATCAAACCTGAAACCCTCGAGGCCCGCATCATCCAGGATGCCGACCGCCTGGACAGCCTGGGCGCCATTGGCATCGCCCGCTGCTTTGCCGTGTCCACACAGATGAGCCGCCCCTTCTATGCCGAGGAAGACCCCTGGGCCGAATCCCGAGAGCTGGATGACAAAAGTTACGGCATTGATCATTTCTTTTCGAAACTGTTCAAACTGGTGGAACACCTGAACACACCGACAGCAAAAAAAGAAGGCGAACATCGTGTCGCCTTCATCAGAACTTATCTGGATCAGATCAAAAGGGAAATCTAA
- a CDS encoding C1 family peptidase, translating to MKLLLTRLILAVGLLCSFFLEMALAKQVDLRPLQTEVKDQKSRDTCAYFAVSALIESTIKSFNGQDYDISEEYEIFRHKVLSPWRPEVEFGNTYQLLLNFSNGSRFYQEKDLPYQESSLDFTKPFTPEQTSFFDLRQQKVSSVDYRSLRTKILTQMWVRKPWSEIFMQELDAKRPVVVTLKVSLSHINDQKGTFTFSPQINADCDSGKISCGGHAVLIVGYDDEQKVFMFKNSWGPKWGNQGYGYVTFDHVDGFSDQPLTAYFDKLTGPMVRVIEP from the coding sequence GTGAAGTTGCTGCTGACCCGTCTTATTCTGGCTGTGGGCCTGTTGTGCTCGTTCTTCTTGGAAATGGCCCTGGCCAAACAGGTGGACCTTCGCCCTCTCCAAACCGAAGTTAAAGATCAAAAGAGCCGCGATACTTGTGCCTATTTTGCTGTGTCAGCATTGATTGAATCCACCATCAAATCCTTCAACGGCCAGGATTATGATATTTCGGAAGAGTACGAAATCTTCCGGCACAAGGTGCTTTCTCCGTGGCGCCCCGAAGTGGAGTTCGGCAACACCTATCAGTTGCTTTTGAATTTCTCAAACGGCAGCAGATTCTATCAGGAAAAGGATCTTCCTTATCAGGAAAGCAGCCTGGATTTCACTAAGCCCTTCACCCCGGAACAAACCAGCTTCTTTGATCTGCGCCAACAAAAGGTTTCCAGTGTCGACTATCGCAGCCTGCGCACGAAAATCCTCACACAGATGTGGGTGCGCAAGCCGTGGTCCGAAATTTTCATGCAGGAACTGGATGCCAAGCGTCCCGTGGTTGTGACCTTGAAAGTGTCCCTGTCCCACATCAACGATCAAAAAGGCACCTTCACTTTCAGCCCGCAGATCAACGCCGACTGTGACAGTGGCAAAATCAGCTGTGGTGGCCATGCCGTCCTGATCGTTGGCTATGACGACGAACAAAAAGTGTTTATGTTTAAGAACTCGTGGGGCCCGAAATGGGGCAACCAAGGATATGGCTATGTGACCTTCGATCATGTCGATGGCTTCTCGGATCAGCCTTTAACAGCGTATTTTGACAAACTCACCGGTCCCATGGTGAGAGTCATCGAACCCTAG
- a CDS encoding substrate-binding periplasmic protein: protein MYRLFLFLCVFTLAVGARGEKIVFASYDDIPPKIYREGAELKGTYIEIIREVCKRMKVEPVFETYPWPRAVMMAETGKVDALFPPFETEERRKVFHFPNEPVSQTRNLAFALKKRKVRVKGLEDFKGLTVGVNDRYSYGPSFDEFKKQLRLDHSTTQEMLVKKLKADNIKRVDVVVASEEAFWFLAKRLGYKDEFEQVFVVSENPSYVVFSKAAGKDRAQLAERFNTTLLQLKKEGVTKKIFDRYLK from the coding sequence ATGTACCGTCTTTTTCTTTTTTTGTGTGTTTTTACTTTGGCAGTGGGGGCGCGTGGCGAAAAGATCGTCTTCGCCTCTTATGATGACATTCCTCCGAAAATTTACCGGGAAGGGGCCGAGCTGAAAGGCACCTATATTGAAATCATCCGTGAAGTCTGCAAACGCATGAAGGTCGAGCCGGTCTTTGAAACCTATCCATGGCCGCGGGCCGTGATGATGGCTGAAACCGGCAAGGTCGATGCCCTGTTTCCGCCATTTGAAACAGAAGAGCGCAGGAAGGTGTTCCACTTCCCAAATGAACCCGTCAGTCAGACACGCAATCTGGCTTTTGCCCTGAAAAAAAGGAAAGTCAGGGTCAAAGGATTGGAGGACTTCAAAGGTCTGACGGTGGGGGTGAATGATCGTTATTCCTATGGGCCCTCCTTTGATGAGTTCAAAAAACAGCTGCGCCTGGATCACAGCACGACACAGGAAATGCTGGTCAAAAAGCTCAAAGCTGACAATATCAAGCGGGTCGATGTGGTTGTGGCCTCGGAAGAAGCTTTTTGGTTCTTGGCCAAGCGCTTGGGATATAAGGACGAATTTGAGCAGGTGTTTGTGGTTTCAGAAAATCCGTCTTACGTTGTGTTTTCCAAAGCCGCGGGCAAAGATCGCGCGCAACTGGCAGAGCGTTTTAACACCACCCTTTTGCAGTTGAAAAAAGAGGGCGTGACAAAAAAGATCTTCGACCGATATCTGAAGTGA
- a CDS encoding VOC family protein gives MAHEFQKQRISDWHRSTLGSHITDSTRDIDTRDFTPSAKTSDLRFRVDGLKVLLNELADKGIQIEEQVVENDFGSFAWIHDPQGLRIELWEPAPWKNNLINMPEPD, from the coding sequence ATGGCACATGAATTTCAAAAACAGCGAATTTCGGACTGGCATCGTTCCACATTAGGAAGTCATATCACTGACAGCACCCGTGATATCGACACGCGGGACTTTACGCCTTCCGCTAAAACATCGGACCTGCGGTTTCGCGTGGACGGTCTTAAAGTGCTGCTGAATGAGCTGGCTGACAAAGGGATTCAAATTGAAGAACAGGTGGTTGAAAACGATTTTGGATCGTTTGCGTGGATTCATGACCCGCAAGGACTGCGCATTGAATTGTGGGAACCCGCCCCCTGGAAAAACAATCTGATCAACATGCCAGAGCCGGACTGA
- a CDS encoding thermonuclease family protein, with translation MLKPALILLLPLMITACSERLQAREVATIKASCEHDEKTFRCVEVLKNYDGDTLTVNIPNVPALIGKKISVRVSGIDTPEVKTKNKCEKEAGRIARNLVASTLKSAKNVELHNVQRDKYFRILADVMVDGRSLADILLKNNLAYAYDGGTKSHPDWCKSLRQPASR, from the coding sequence ATGTTGAAACCTGCATTGATTCTGCTGCTGCCCCTGATGATCACCGCCTGCTCTGAACGTCTTCAAGCCCGCGAGGTCGCGACCATCAAAGCCTCTTGTGAACATGATGAAAAGACCTTCCGCTGTGTGGAGGTGCTGAAGAATTATGACGGTGACACCTTGACTGTGAATATTCCCAACGTCCCGGCGCTTATCGGTAAAAAAATCAGCGTGCGTGTGTCCGGCATCGACACTCCTGAAGTGAAAACGAAAAACAAATGTGAAAAGGAAGCCGGGCGCATTGCCCGCAACCTTGTGGCCAGCACCCTGAAAAGCGCCAAGAACGTCGAACTGCACAATGTTCAGCGCGACAAATACTTCCGCATTCTGGCGGACGTCATGGTTGACGGCAGATCTTTGGCGGACATCCTGCTAAAGAACAACCTGGCCTATGCCTATGATGGCGGCACCAAAAGCCATCCGGACTGGTGCAAGTCTTTGCGCCAGCCCGCCAGCCGCTAG